From the Fibrobacter sp. UWB4 genome, one window contains:
- a CDS encoding peptidoglycan DD-metalloendopeptidase family protein, giving the protein MKIKTILIAGVLPIALFAKDDDMAGKIVPRLVDSKSTELNQTIDGINDFASEAEAQTVGKFVINESNFTHKKTKSRKAKAAPKVEKIEIIAKQDLINDSVTANLGTEDGINSDSLDTEEAVREYAEADADIKATTDSASTGAPAKLFVLDMTTSIIPTESRRIAGHYGPRKHRMHRGVDLGLCHGENRTIVAAFAGKVVKVRNQGRRKGYGRYVILDHGNGLTTLYAHLERWKVKVGDELQAGDTIGIGGNSGRSFGAHLHFEMRYNGIYINPETVYDFAEGTFRDISVTLDTDKLQEAEAAYQKEIGKSKFYKVRRGDCLGKIAHKYGTSVERIKRLNNLKSDNIRPGQVLRCS; this is encoded by the coding sequence ATGAAGATTAAAACTATACTCATTGCAGGAGTCCTGCCGATCGCGCTTTTTGCAAAAGACGACGATATGGCCGGAAAAATCGTTCCTCGCCTCGTTGACTCTAAAAGTACTGAATTAAACCAGACTATCGATGGAATCAACGACTTTGCATCCGAAGCCGAAGCTCAGACTGTCGGAAAATTCGTCATCAACGAAAGCAATTTTACCCATAAAAAGACAAAGTCTCGCAAGGCTAAGGCCGCGCCGAAAGTCGAAAAAATCGAAATAATCGCCAAGCAAGACCTGATTAACGATTCCGTCACAGCAAATCTCGGTACCGAAGATGGCATTAACAGCGACAGCCTCGATACCGAAGAAGCCGTCCGCGAATACGCCGAAGCCGATGCCGACATCAAGGCTACGACAGACTCCGCCTCTACAGGCGCTCCGGCCAAGCTGTTCGTCCTCGACATGACGACGTCCATCATCCCGACGGAAAGCCGCCGCATTGCAGGTCATTACGGTCCGCGCAAGCACCGCATGCATCGCGGTGTTGACCTCGGCCTCTGCCACGGCGAAAACCGCACGATCGTCGCCGCATTTGCAGGCAAAGTCGTCAAGGTCCGCAACCAGGGCCGCCGCAAGGGTTACGGTCGCTACGTGATTCTCGATCACGGCAATGGTCTCACCACACTTTACGCCCACCTCGAACGCTGGAAGGTCAAGGTCGGCGATGAACTCCAGGCCGGCGATACCATCGGCATCGGAGGCAATTCAGGCCGTTCTTTCGGTGCACACCTGCACTTTGAAATGCGCTACAACGGCATCTACATCAATCCCGAAACCGTTTACGACTTTGCCGAAGGCACGTTCAGGGATATTTCCGTCACGCTCGACACAGACAAACTCCAAGAAGCTGAAGCCGCCTACCAGAAAGAAATCGGCAAGAGCAAGTTTTACAAGGTCCGCCGCGGCGATTGCCTTGGCAAGATTGCCCACAAGTATGGCACATCTGTCGAACGCATCAAGCGCCTGAACAACCTCAAGTCAGACAACATCCGCCCAGGACAAGTGCTACGCTGCTCGTAA
- a CDS encoding ATP synthase subunit K (produces ATP from ADP in the presence of a proton gradient across the membrane; the K subunit is a nonenzymatic component which binds the dimeric form by interacting with the G and E subunits) — protein MEPNTMVTLAKMGAAAALGIAAMGSALGCGTAGMSAITMWKKAYAQGKSALFTLLVFVGAPISQTIYGMLLMNFILSKAAEQGFTNWGGCLGAGIFGGLGMMASAWYQGKSAAVACDALGETGKGMVNYLMVLGIVETVALFVLVFSMMVL, from the coding sequence ATGGAACCGAATACAATGGTGACTCTCGCTAAAATGGGTGCTGCAGCTGCGCTTGGCATTGCGGCTATGGGCTCTGCCCTTGGTTGCGGAACGGCTGGTATGTCTGCTATTACGATGTGGAAGAAGGCTTACGCTCAGGGTAAGTCCGCTCTCTTCACGCTTCTCGTGTTCGTCGGTGCTCCGATTTCCCAGACGATTTACGGCATGTTGCTCATGAACTTCATCTTGAGCAAGGCTGCTGAACAGGGCTTTACGAACTGGGGCGGCTGCCTCGGTGCAGGTATCTTCGGTGGCCTCGGCATGATGGCTTCTGCTTGGTACCAGGGCAAGTCTGCTGCTGTGGCTTGCGATGCTCTCGGTGAAACCGGCAAGGGCATGGTGAACTACTTGATGGTTCTCGGTATCGTCGAAACTGTCGCTTTGTTCGTGCTCGTGTTCTCCATGATGGTGCTTTAA
- a CDS encoding V-type ATP synthase subunit I, with product MITPMKKVTILTLASHKEETLKALREMEIIHLTPLQNAAGASVNGAKGAVARVQKAMEVVPDKLRKGVTPAEKGASGVTLVEEIQTLITDKKNAEIQLEQAKEELEKLHAFGNLDPRTVKELAAKGIFVRLYLVDLSKEPFEVEGDNAYKHVFGKDENGTYIAVFTKGDAPASVKGAFTELAMPLKSLEEYRMIEEESNTTISAVDERFAQLASVKDDLEDRLLEVTDRYNLVEASASMLQNKGLAALQGFCPEPRVAEISAAAKANGWGIRVEDPTDEDSVPTLLGYNKLSRPMQCLYDIIGISPGYNEVDVSSVFLCFFSIFFAMIVGDMAYGLLFLGLAMFARSKMPKASSAGFHFVYLMSWATIIWGAINANFLGLTPELAGWSYYLDIANYNFLPEGVRNVLYWIRSSAPTDPTRFEAYKQFCETFTFLPASFVPNAAGASQMQHIQLFCFCIAVVHLSIAHAWNVVVRLKRKSSTFMAQVGWLMGAWVMFFLACNMVLGIDMPKFVIPMFIVEVVLLVLFTVPPSRLKQDFISIPMLVLDIVNSFTDVISYIRLFAVGMSGAAIAEAFNGMLSPLFGSAVGVAGAALVLLGVHGLNIALAVMGVAVHAVRLNTLEFSNGLGLEWSGFAFSPFAKQKN from the coding sequence ATGATTACTCCTATGAAGAAGGTGACCATTCTTACGCTTGCAAGCCATAAGGAAGAAACTCTTAAGGCTCTGCGCGAAATGGAAATTATCCATTTGACTCCGCTCCAGAACGCCGCTGGTGCATCTGTGAACGGTGCAAAGGGTGCTGTGGCCCGAGTGCAGAAGGCGATGGAAGTCGTTCCGGATAAGCTTCGCAAGGGTGTGACACCTGCCGAAAAAGGTGCAAGCGGTGTAACGCTTGTCGAAGAGATCCAGACTCTCATTACGGACAAGAAAAATGCCGAAATCCAGCTGGAGCAGGCCAAGGAAGAACTTGAAAAGCTCCACGCTTTTGGAAATCTCGATCCGCGTACGGTCAAGGAACTCGCCGCAAAGGGCATCTTTGTTCGCCTTTATCTTGTGGACCTTTCAAAGGAACCTTTTGAAGTCGAAGGCGATAACGCTTACAAGCATGTCTTTGGCAAGGATGAAAATGGCACGTACATTGCCGTGTTCACAAAGGGCGATGCTCCTGCATCTGTGAAGGGTGCGTTTACGGAACTCGCCATGCCTCTCAAGTCGCTCGAAGAATATCGAATGATCGAAGAGGAATCAAACACGACGATTTCTGCTGTGGACGAACGCTTTGCCCAGCTTGCCTCCGTGAAGGACGATCTCGAAGACCGCCTCTTGGAAGTGACGGACCGTTACAATCTCGTGGAAGCTTCTGCAAGCATGCTCCAGAACAAGGGCCTTGCAGCCCTCCAGGGATTTTGCCCGGAACCGCGCGTTGCTGAAATCAGTGCGGCAGCGAAGGCAAACGGCTGGGGCATCCGCGTTGAAGATCCGACGGACGAAGATAGCGTCCCGACGCTTCTCGGCTACAACAAGCTTTCACGCCCGATGCAGTGCCTCTATGACATCATTGGCATCTCGCCGGGCTACAACGAAGTTGACGTGAGCTCTGTGTTCCTCTGCTTCTTTAGCATTTTCTTTGCGATGATTGTGGGCGATATGGCTTACGGCCTGTTGTTCCTCGGTCTTGCGATGTTTGCTCGCTCGAAAATGCCGAAGGCAAGTAGTGCCGGATTCCACTTTGTGTATTTGATGAGCTGGGCGACTATCATTTGGGGCGCCATCAATGCGAACTTCCTTGGACTTACTCCGGAACTTGCAGGGTGGAGCTACTACCTCGATATCGCTAACTATAACTTTTTACCGGAAGGTGTGCGCAACGTGCTCTATTGGATTCGCAGCTCTGCTCCGACGGATCCGACGCGCTTTGAAGCATACAAGCAGTTCTGCGAAACGTTTACGTTCTTGCCGGCTAGCTTTGTGCCGAATGCCGCTGGGGCATCCCAGATGCAGCATATTCAGTTGTTCTGCTTCTGCATTGCCGTTGTGCACTTGAGCATTGCTCATGCGTGGAATGTCGTTGTGCGTCTCAAACGCAAGTCTTCGACGTTCATGGCGCAGGTGGGTTGGCTCATGGGCGCTTGGGTCATGTTCTTCCTTGCATGCAACATGGTGCTTGGAATCGACATGCCGAAGTTCGTCATCCCGATGTTTATCGTGGAAGTCGTGCTTCTCGTGCTCTTTACGGTGCCGCCAAGCCGCCTCAAACAGGACTTCATCAGCATCCCGATGCTCGTGCTTGACATCGTGAATAGCTTCACCGACGTCATCAGCTATATCCGTCTTTTTGCAGTGGGTATGTCTGGTGCCGCCATCGCCGAAGCGTTCAATGGAATGCTCTCGCCGCTGTTTGGCTCTGCTGTTGGCGTTGCTGGTGCTGCTCTAGTTCTTTTGGGCGTTCATGGTTTGAACATTGCACTTGCCGTGATGGGTGTTGCAGTGCATGCCGTACGTCTTAACACACTCGAATTTTCAAATGGACTTGGTCTTGAATGGAGCGGATTTGCGTTCAGCCCCTTCGCCAAGCAAAAAAATTAA
- a CDS encoding V-type ATP synthase subunit K (produces ATP from ADP in the presence of a proton gradient across the membrane; the K subunit is a nonenzymatic component which binds the dimeric form by interacting with the G and E subunits) → MDQSQLLTLAKLGAVAALGLAAVGSALGCGTAGMAAIGAWKKAYLKGKNALFTLLIFVGAPIAQTIYGMLLMMYILNKSQANPGNWAAYLGVGIFGGIGMMASAWYVGKSAADACNALGETGKGLVNYLMVLGVGETVALFVMVFSMMLVS, encoded by the coding sequence ATGGATCAATCACAACTTTTAACGCTCGCAAAGCTCGGTGCGGTGGCGGCTCTTGGCCTTGCTGCAGTGGGTTCTGCGCTGGGCTGCGGGACTGCCGGCATGGCGGCCATCGGTGCCTGGAAGAAGGCGTATCTCAAGGGTAAGAACGCGCTCTTTACGCTGCTCATCTTCGTGGGTGCGCCGATTGCGCAGACGATTTACGGCATGCTCCTGATGATGTATATCTTGAACAAGTCGCAGGCAAATCCTGGCAACTGGGCTGCTTACCTTGGCGTAGGCATCTTCGGTGGCATCGGCATGATGGCTAGCGCTTGGTACGTGGGTAAGTCCGCTGCTGACGCTTGCAACGCTCTTGGCGAAACGGGCAAGGGCCTCGTGAACTACCTCATGGTGCTCGGTGTCGGCGAAACGGTCGCACTGTTCGTCATGGTATTCTCGATGATGCTTGTTTCGTAG
- a CDS encoding chloride channel protein, with protein MKRIHRTIAKLLVVNGYLPKLGLAAVIGCVTGLVAVAFHFGLGTAIEWVRKPWTLGILPWYAFAAVPAIGGLVVGLFIYKVARAPETAGQGTDKMIYSFHHQGGNVRARVAPVKFIASIVTLATGGSAGYEGPISQIGSGIASTICKFFKMPRMMRGQFMLAGTAAGLGAIFKAPLAGALTSVEMLYREDFESNAFATSIISSVVAFTVYIAFVGSAPVIGCTMDFPFTNAVELFACALLGILCFPFSYLYVRLYYESERRFNKWTIPAWLKPAVGGAFISLLVFAYPEVSGGGFEFIDNLMAGLVPHSLWGVMLLLGIVLAKIVATALTVGSGGSGGVFGPSLFIGGVIGAMFAGICELAFPGVIRMPEMFILVGMASFFAGAAKAPIAGVVMVCEMTGSYSLLPGLLIAAVMHIAFSRNWTIYKSQVLNKFASPAHRRDMDRELIQAYDKIAKE; from the coding sequence GTGAAGCGAATCCATAGAACGATTGCGAAACTTCTCGTGGTGAACGGTTACTTGCCGAAGCTTGGGCTTGCTGCGGTAATCGGTTGCGTGACGGGTCTTGTCGCGGTTGCGTTCCATTTTGGGCTTGGCACGGCAATTGAATGGGTGCGCAAGCCATGGACGCTTGGAATTTTGCCGTGGTATGCTTTTGCCGCGGTGCCTGCGATTGGCGGGCTTGTTGTCGGGCTTTTCATTTATAAGGTGGCACGTGCGCCGGAGACGGCGGGGCAGGGCACCGACAAGATGATTTATTCGTTCCATCACCAGGGCGGGAATGTGCGGGCGCGCGTGGCGCCGGTGAAGTTCATTGCGAGCATCGTGACGCTTGCGACGGGCGGCTCGGCGGGTTACGAGGGGCCAATTTCGCAAATCGGATCTGGCATCGCATCAACGATTTGCAAGTTCTTCAAGATGCCGAGGATGATGCGCGGGCAGTTTATGCTGGCGGGCACGGCGGCAGGGCTTGGCGCCATTTTCAAGGCTCCGCTTGCGGGGGCGCTCACGTCGGTCGAGATGCTTTACCGCGAAGACTTTGAGTCTAACGCCTTTGCGACTTCGATTATCTCGTCGGTGGTGGCGTTTACGGTCTATATCGCATTTGTCGGCTCGGCGCCAGTAATTGGCTGCACGATGGATTTTCCGTTTACGAATGCGGTGGAGCTTTTTGCGTGTGCGTTGCTTGGAATTCTATGTTTCCCGTTTTCATACTTGTATGTGCGACTTTATTACGAGTCCGAGCGTCGCTTTAACAAGTGGACGATTCCTGCGTGGCTCAAGCCTGCTGTGGGTGGCGCGTTCATTTCGCTTTTGGTATTTGCGTATCCGGAAGTTTCGGGGGGCGGTTTTGAATTTATCGATAACCTGATGGCTGGGCTTGTGCCGCATTCGCTGTGGGGCGTGATGCTCTTGCTCGGTATCGTGCTTGCGAAAATCGTGGCGACCGCGCTCACGGTCGGTTCGGGCGGTTCCGGGGGTGTCTTTGGACCATCGCTATTTATTGGTGGGGTTATTGGCGCTATGTTTGCTGGAATATGCGAACTTGCGTTCCCGGGAGTTATCCGCATGCCCGAGATGTTTATTCTCGTCGGGATGGCGTCGTTCTTTGCGGGTGCTGCGAAGGCCCCGATTGCGGGTGTCGTGATGGTCTGCGAAATGACGGGCAGCTACAGCTTGCTGCCGGGCCTCTTGATTGCGGCCGTGATGCATATCGCCTTCTCGCGCAACTGGACGATTTACAAGAGCCAGGTGCTCAACAAGTTTGCGTCTCCGGCGCATCGCCGTGATATGGACCGCGAACTGATTCAAGCGTACGACAAGATTGCTAAAGAGTAA
- the metK gene encoding methionine adenosyltransferase: MAHYLFTSESVSKGHPDKVADQISDSILDACLAQDPKSRVACETLVNTGLVVISGEITTKAVVDFQEVARNTIKNIGYVNPDLQFDYKGCAVLVAMDKQSPDIAQGVDAKAAEGKEDDKQGAGDQGMMFGYAVKETKELMPLPISLAHKLMEEIQNLREKGKIKWLRPDAKSQVTVEYDENDKPVRVDTVVISTQHDEKVNGKELKHSVIEKEIIEKLIKKVIPAKLLDKKTRYLVNPTGKFVVGGPHGDCGLTGRKIIVDTYGGMGRHGGGAFSGKDPSKVDRSAAYAARYVAKNIVAAGLAYRCEVQLAYAIGYSKPVSVLVNTFGTGKIDDRKIEAIVAQNFDLSPAGIEKMLDLRKPGYVATAALGHFGRTGARFTWEKTDKAEALKKAAEAV, translated from the coding sequence ATGGCACATTATCTTTTTACCTCTGAATCCGTTTCTAAAGGCCACCCGGATAAGGTTGCCGACCAGATTTCCGACTCCATCCTCGACGCTTGCCTCGCCCAAGACCCGAAAAGCCGTGTCGCTTGCGAAACTCTCGTGAACACAGGCCTCGTCGTTATCTCTGGTGAAATTACCACCAAGGCTGTTGTTGACTTCCAGGAAGTGGCACGCAACACCATCAAGAACATTGGCTACGTGAACCCGGACCTCCAGTTCGACTACAAGGGCTGCGCCGTGCTCGTCGCCATGGACAAGCAGTCTCCGGATATCGCCCAGGGCGTTGACGCCAAGGCTGCCGAAGGCAAGGAAGACGACAAGCAGGGTGCTGGCGACCAGGGCATGATGTTCGGTTACGCCGTGAAGGAAACTAAGGAACTCATGCCGCTCCCGATCAGCCTCGCCCACAAGCTCATGGAAGAAATCCAGAACCTCCGCGAAAAGGGCAAGATCAAGTGGCTCCGCCCGGATGCCAAGTCCCAGGTCACCGTCGAATACGACGAAAACGACAAGCCGGTTCGCGTTGACACTGTCGTTATCTCCACCCAGCACGACGAAAAGGTGAACGGCAAGGAACTCAAGCATTCCGTGATCGAAAAGGAAATCATCGAAAAGCTCATCAAGAAGGTCATCCCGGCCAAGCTCTTGGACAAGAAGACCCGTTACCTCGTGAACCCGACCGGCAAGTTCGTTGTCGGTGGCCCGCACGGCGACTGCGGCCTCACAGGCCGTAAGATCATCGTCGATACCTACGGCGGCATGGGCCGTCATGGCGGTGGAGCATTCAGCGGCAAGGACCCGTCCAAGGTTGACCGCAGCGCAGCTTATGCAGCCCGCTATGTGGCAAAGAACATCGTGGCTGCCGGCCTCGCCTACCGTTGCGAAGTGCAGCTCGCCTACGCTATCGGCTACTCCAAGCCGGTCTCCGTGCTCGTGAACACGTTTGGCACAGGCAAGATTGACGACCGCAAGATCGAAGCTATTGTCGCACAGAACTTCGACCTCTCTCCGGCCGGCATCGAAAAGATGCTCGACCTCCGCAAGCCGGGCTACGTCGCTACCGCCGCCCTCGGTCACTTTGGCCGTACCGGCGCTCGCTTCACGTGGGAAAAGACCGACAAGGCAGAAGCTCTGAAGAAGGCTGCTGAAGCGGTATAG
- a CDS encoding Nif3-like dinuclear metal center hexameric protein, producing MDLPFMTAWLDDLLDPKSFNDFCVNGLCVEANDKVTRIVTGVSLRDQLIDAAIEEKADCIIVHHPNGFWKGESQIPVGKFGERLRKLMCNGISVFGFHLPLDGHREIGNNAMIAKILGLKPVHEFMYEGTRAIGVIAEWNTPATREEFLDCLDTSFEHGVQNKFFFGPEQIRRVAICSGSCGEEGIREAVEMNCDAFVTGSIKESVPIFCQENGVNLVSCGHHRSEIFGVCALAEKIQTELGIPSKFVDLDNPI from the coding sequence ATGGATTTGCCTTTTATGACCGCTTGGCTTGACGATTTGCTCGATCCAAAGTCTTTTAATGATTTTTGTGTGAATGGTCTATGTGTTGAAGCGAACGACAAAGTGACCAGGATTGTGACGGGCGTGAGCCTGCGCGACCAGCTGATTGATGCCGCTATAGAAGAAAAGGCGGATTGCATCATCGTTCACCATCCCAATGGATTCTGGAAGGGAGAGTCTCAAATCCCGGTTGGGAAGTTTGGGGAACGCCTCCGCAAGCTTATGTGCAACGGTATTTCCGTGTTCGGTTTCCATTTGCCGCTGGATGGCCATCGAGAAATCGGCAACAACGCCATGATCGCGAAAATTCTAGGGCTAAAGCCGGTTCATGAATTTATGTACGAAGGCACGAGGGCTATCGGTGTCATTGCCGAATGGAATACTCCTGCGACGAGGGAAGAATTTTTGGACTGCCTGGACACGTCTTTTGAACATGGCGTACAGAACAAGTTCTTTTTCGGTCCAGAACAAATTAGGCGTGTGGCCATATGCAGTGGCAGCTGCGGCGAGGAAGGCATTCGAGAAGCCGTGGAGATGAACTGTGACGCTTTTGTCACGGGAAGCATTAAGGAAAGCGTTCCTATATTCTGCCAGGAAAACGGAGTGAACTTGGTTTCGTGCGGGCACCACCGTTCGGAAATTTTTGGCGTATGTGCTCTTGCGGAAAAAATCCAGACTGAACTGGGCATTCCGTCGAAATTTGTCGATCTGGACAACCCGATTTAG
- a CDS encoding V-type ATP synthase subunit B codes for MHNVAYHRIERIAGSVITLRAEGVANQELAQVTSSFGTSLARVIRIDGDLVDLQVFAGARGISTDSEVRFLGEPMKVPYSDALLGRVFNGAGKPRDNGPEVDGERITIGGPSVNPAKRIIPKTMVRTGIPMIDVFNTLVVSQKLPIFSIAGEPYNELLARIALQAEVDVIILGGMGLKHDDYLYLKDYLEKNGALSRTVMFMHTASDPIVECLLVPDASLAVAEKFATEGKNVLVLLTDMTNFADAMKEIAITMEQIPSNRGYPGDLYSQLASRYEKAVDFSDAGSITILAVTTMPGDDVTHPVPDNTGYITEGQFYLRKGRIEPFGSLSRLKQQVNGKTRSDHRTIMNTMIQLYASYKETLEKQSMGFNMSNWDQKLLKYGVRFEKEMMDLSVNIPLEKALDLGWEILADCFTPEETGIPTKMINQYWPKKW; via the coding sequence ATGCATAATGTTGCTTACCATCGTATTGAACGCATTGCCGGTTCTGTGATTACTTTGAGAGCCGAAGGCGTTGCAAACCAGGAACTGGCTCAGGTAACGAGCTCTTTCGGTACTTCTCTTGCCCGTGTGATCCGCATTGACGGTGACCTCGTGGACTTGCAGGTCTTTGCAGGTGCTCGTGGTATTTCTACGGACTCCGAAGTGCGATTCCTCGGTGAACCGATGAAGGTCCCGTACAGCGATGCTTTGCTTGGCCGCGTGTTTAACGGTGCTGGCAAGCCGCGTGACAACGGCCCGGAAGTCGATGGCGAACGCATCACGATTGGCGGCCCCTCTGTGAACCCTGCTAAGCGTATCATCCCGAAGACGATGGTGCGTACGGGTATCCCGATGATTGACGTGTTCAACACGCTTGTCGTTTCGCAGAAGCTCCCGATTTTCTCGATTGCTGGTGAACCGTATAACGAACTTTTGGCACGTATCGCCTTGCAGGCCGAAGTTGACGTGATTATCCTCGGCGGCATGGGCCTCAAGCACGATGACTACCTCTACCTCAAGGATTACCTCGAAAAGAATGGTGCTCTTTCCCGCACGGTGATGTTCATGCATACCGCATCTGACCCGATTGTGGAATGCTTGCTCGTTCCGGATGCATCCCTCGCTGTTGCTGAAAAGTTTGCAACCGAAGGCAAGAACGTGCTCGTGCTCCTCACGGACATGACGAACTTTGCCGACGCCATGAAGGAAATCGCTATTACGATGGAACAGATTCCGTCGAACCGTGGTTATCCAGGCGACCTTTACTCTCAGCTCGCAAGCCGCTACGAAAAGGCTGTGGACTTTAGCGATGCTGGTTCTATCACGATTTTGGCTGTGACCACCATGCCGGGCGACGACGTGACGCACCCGGTTCCGGACAACACGGGTTACATTACCGAAGGTCAGTTCTACTTGCGCAAGGGCCGTATCGAACCGTTCGGTTCTTTGAGCCGCTTGAAGCAGCAGGTGAACGGCAAGACCCGTAGCGACCACCGTACCATCATGAACACCATGATTCAGCTGTACGCAAGCTACAAGGAAACCTTGGAAAAGCAATCCATGGGCTTCAACATGAGCAACTGGGACCAGAAGCTGTTGAAGTACGGCGTACGCTTCGAAAAGGAAATGATGGACCTTTCTGTGAACATCCCTCTTGAAAAGGCTTTGGATCTCGGATGGGAAATCCTCGCCGATTGCTTCACTCCTGAAGAAACCGGTATCCCCACCAAGATGATCAATCAGTACTGGCCGAAGAAGTGGTAA
- a CDS encoding M23 family metallopeptidase: MNFVKASIHFQKSSRALTVKVPSFVLRGSLFLRIVVVIGFVLFLVQVLSTSVYDGVLRHAFASRQKLNKELSQIQSTVDYISSTSKDFFSAEKMLHAKLGLPLPDDASRNLSTGGHIEPEVQLLRKSSPVFERTAKMHEDVWRIFGKIQNNEKSFGALTKYIDQSRSVLRYIPSISPTTGRYASAFGPRIHPVTGEVGKMHQGIDIANDRWTPIYAPADGVVEISQLSSSFGNFVVLNHGNGFKTRYGHMQMSAVTPGQFVHRYQILGYMGNTGRSVGPHLHYEVWKNGNPVNPLPYILPNDYEVD; this comes from the coding sequence ATGAATTTCGTTAAGGCATCCATACACTTTCAGAAGTCGTCACGGGCATTGACCGTGAAAGTGCCTTCGTTTGTTCTTCGTGGATCGCTTTTCTTGCGAATTGTCGTTGTCATTGGCTTTGTCCTTTTCCTTGTGCAAGTGCTCTCGACTTCCGTTTATGATGGCGTATTGAGGCATGCTTTTGCAAGCCGTCAGAAGTTGAATAAGGAACTTTCGCAGATCCAGAGCACGGTTGACTATATCTCCAGTACGTCGAAGGATTTTTTCTCGGCTGAAAAGATGCTCCATGCAAAGCTTGGACTTCCGCTGCCGGATGACGCTTCCCGTAATTTGTCGACTGGTGGACATATTGAACCTGAAGTGCAGTTATTGCGCAAGAGTTCTCCTGTTTTTGAGCGTACCGCCAAGATGCACGAAGACGTTTGGCGTATTTTTGGTAAAATCCAGAATAATGAAAAGTCTTTTGGCGCTTTGACCAAGTACATTGACCAGAGCCGTTCCGTTTTGCGTTACATCCCCTCTATTTCTCCGACGACAGGTCGCTATGCATCTGCTTTTGGACCGCGTATCCATCCTGTGACGGGCGAAGTGGGCAAGATGCACCAGGGGATTGACATTGCCAATGACCGTTGGACTCCGATTTATGCTCCGGCGGATGGCGTTGTTGAAATTTCCCAGCTGAGTTCCTCTTTTGGGAATTTTGTAGTCCTGAACCATGGCAACGGCTTCAAGACCCGTTATGGGCACATGCAGATGTCAGCCGTGACTCCGGGGCAGTTTGTACATCGTTATCAGATTCTTGGCTATATGGGCAACACGGGTCGATCTGTTGGTCCGCACCTTCATTATGAGGTCTGGAAAAATGGCAACCCGGTGAACCCTCTTCCTTATATTCTCCCTAACGACTATGAAGTCGACTGA
- a CDS encoding V-type ATP synthase subunit D: MAKVKLTKNALKAERDALKRFQRYLPTLLLKKQQLQMEMRTLQEKVMAKREEEDKLRKSMASWISLFADPIEWKNYLSVKSVEQGEGNIAGVKIPTFSGVEFNVNIPDFFTTPVWLDDGIRSLQGLISLRLERRVLEKQYELLSKELRTTSQRVNLFEKVKIPESKDNIRKINIFLGDQQTSGVARSKLAKGKATAKALALDAQSKEVAA, encoded by the coding sequence ATGGCTAAGGTCAAGTTAACTAAAAACGCCCTCAAGGCGGAACGTGACGCACTGAAGCGCTTCCAGCGCTATCTGCCGACGTTGCTTTTGAAAAAGCAGCAGTTGCAGATGGAAATGCGTACGCTCCAGGAGAAGGTGATGGCGAAACGCGAAGAAGAGGATAAGCTCCGCAAGAGTATGGCTTCGTGGATTTCGCTTTTTGCCGATCCCATTGAGTGGAAAAACTATCTCTCGGTGAAGAGTGTCGAACAGGGCGAGGGTAACATTGCCGGCGTGAAAATTCCGACGTTTAGCGGTGTGGAATTCAACGTGAACATTCCGGACTTCTTTACGACTCCGGTGTGGCTCGACGATGGTATCCGCAGCTTGCAAGGTTTGATTTCCTTGCGCCTGGAACGCCGTGTGCTCGAAAAGCAGTACGAACTCCTTTCGAAGGAACTGCGTACTACGAGCCAGCGTGTGAACCTGTTCGAAAAGGTGAAAATTCCCGAGTCTAAGGATAACATCCGCAAAATCAATATCTTCTTGGGTGACCAGCAGACAAGCGGTGTGGCCCGTAGTAAGCTTGCAAAGGGCAAGGCTACGGCTAAGGCGCTTGCACTTGACGCCCAGAGTAAGGAGGTTGCCGCATGA